In Cyprinus carpio isolate SPL01 chromosome A5, ASM1834038v1, whole genome shotgun sequence, the sequence acctttgctgaataaaagtattactttctttagaaaaatctttctgaccccaaacctaAAAATGgtagtacaggtccttctcaaaaaattagcatattgtgaaaaagttcattattttccataatgtaatgataaaaattaaactttcatatattttagattcattgcacaccaactgaaatatttcaggtcttttattgttttaatactgatgattttggcatacagctcatgaaaacccaaaattcctatctcaaaaaattagcatattttatccgaccaataaaaagaaaagtgttttttaatacaaaaaaagtcaaccttcaaataattctgttcagttatgcactcaatacgtggtcgggaatccttttgcagaaatgactgcttcaatgcggcgtggcatggaggcaatcagcctgtggcactgctgaggtgttatggaggcccaggatgcttcgatagcggccttaagctcatccagagtgttgggtcttgcgtctctcaactttctcttcacaatatcccacagattctctatgggttcaggtcaggagagttggcaggccaattgagcacagtaataccatggtcagtaaaccatttaccagtggttttggcactgtgagcaggtgccaggggtcgtgctgaaaaaaacgaaatcttcatctccataaagcttttcagcagatggaagcatgaagtgctccaaaatctcctgatagctagctgcattgaccctgcccttgataaaacacagtggaccaacaccagcagctgacatggcaccccagaccatcactgactgtgggtacttgacactggacttcaggcattttggcatttccttctccccagtcgtcctccagactctggcaccttgatttccgaatgacatgcaaaatttgctttcatccgaaaaaagtactttggaccactgagcaacagtccagtgctgcttctctgtagcccaggtccggcgcttctgccgctgtttctggttcaaaagcacacgcctgtgcacggtggctctggatgcttctactccagactcagtccactgcttccgcaggtcccccaaggtctggaatcggtccttctccacaatcttcctcagggtccggtcacctcttctcgttgtgcagcgttttttttgccacactttttccttcccacagacttcccactgaggtgccttgatacagcactctgggaacagcctattcgttcagaaatttctttctgtgtcttaccctctcgcttgagggtgtcaatgatggccttctggacagcagtcaggtcggcagtcttacccatgattgcggttttgagtaatgaaacaggctgggagtttttaaagagcctcaggaatcttttgcaggtgtttagagttaattagttgattcagatgattaggttaatagctcgtttagagaaccttttcatgatatgctaattttttgagataggaattttgggttttcatgagctgtatgccaaaatcatcagtattaaaacaataaaaagacctgaaatatttcaggtggtgtgcaatgaatctaaaatatatgaaagtttaatttttatcattacattatggaaaataatgaactttttcacaatatgctaattttttgagaaggacctgtatatgcaaAGAAAATGTTGTTATAATGATTTTGTTTAGAATTACAATTTAGACAAATTGACAACTTGAACTCTTCATTATATTGTCTCTTTCTGATTATACAGGTGAGCTGCCTCTTTCACTTGCAGCTTGTACCAACCAACCAGACATGGTGCATTATCTGACCGAGAATAGCCACAAGGCGGCAGATCTGCGGAGGCAGGACTCGAGGGGAAACACAGTCCTGCACGCCCTGGTCCATATCGCTGACAACACTCGGGACAACACACGTTTCGTCACTAAGATGTACGACTTGCTGCTCATCAAATGTGCCAAACCCTACCCAGACTGCAACTTGGAGAATGTACTCAACAATGATGGCATGTCCCCTCTCATGATGGCAGCCAAGCTGGGCAAAATTGGGGTAGGAGATTGCTTTAGGAACATGCATTGGGAAAGTGTGGTAGGAAATGGCAaagcaaactaaaatgaaatgtttttttttctccacaggtGTTCCAGCACATTATCCGGAGAGAGATAAAAGATGAGGAGGCTCGACATCTTTCCCGGAAGTTTAAGGACTGGGCTTATGGACCCGTCTACTCCAACCTGTATGATCTGTCTTCACTGGATACCTGCGGAGAGGAAGTCTCTGTTCTGGAGATACTCGTCTACAACAGCAAGATTGAGGTGAATATGTGGATAGACAAAAGAAAGTGAGAAAGATAATGTGTGTGCTGTATGGCACTCAGTATTTTGTCATGTTATCACATGAGATTAGAGGCCTTGCAGAGTACATAAACAGCAGGAGGTGAATGATGTGACATAACTTGTGCAAGTTGTTGTGAATGTATAGAAAAGCATGTATGGATATGgtaacaaaatgcacaaaaaaatcataatcaccaAGAATCTTTTTTCATTAAGTTGATGGCTGTTCCAGTGATCAGCTTTATAACATGCTTTATCGGTTGTGCCCTCAGAATCGCCATGAGATGTTGGCGGTGGAACCCATAAACGAACTGCTGAGGGCCAAGTGGCAGAAGTTTGCTGCTGTGACCTTCTACATCAGTGTGTTTTCCTACCTTGTCACCATGATCATCTTCACTCTTGTGGCCTATTATCGTCCATCAGTGGGTACAGTGAGTACAGTTGACTCTGTTTCCAGTCAGACTAATCTTCCATCTGTTTCAATGGTGAGAGAATGAAATCTCAAAAATTGTTAGTCAAGATTACATTTTGATAACATGTCAATTTACGAATCAAATTACAAAATCGatagtattataattaaattcagCTTTTAGCTCAAATCAGGCTAAAGCACACTATATAATTTGTCTAGCAGGTATATTGAGCTTTCTCGTATTCATTTATCTATGAGTAGACAATATTCTCCTTATAtttttacactaccgttcaaaagttttgggtaaatgaaagtttatttttatttaataataataaaaaaaagaaatgataaatatatatttttttttgttagcaaggatgcattaaatcaatcaaaagtaacagtaaagacatttaatatttcaagatttctatttctaataaattatgttcttttgaacaagcagcacaactgtttttaaatttttttattattatcaatggttcttgagcagcaaatcagcaaattaaaattatttcttaaggatcatatgacactgaatgaagactggagtaatggctgctgaaaaatcagctttgccatcacagaaataaattacattattaaaatggaaaagttatttaaattgtaataatatttcacaatattactgtattattacagtatattttgtatcaaataaatgcaaccttggtgaaaatgagagacttctttcaaaagctgtAAAAAGTCttacctaccccaaacttttgaatgatagtgtacatgTGGGTGTTCgtggttttatataaaaatacagagtaATAACTTCTTTGCCAGATGGGCCCTCCTGTGTGATAGATAGTTCATGTGGTAGAGATGCTTTCTGGGAATGAACAGGTCTGTAGTTGATTCCTAAACCTTTTACCTCCACAGCCCCCTTATGCCTACAACACCACAGAAGCCAAGGTGCGTTTGGCAGGGGAGATCATAACCGTGGCTTCTGGAGTCTTTTTCTTTGTAACAAATGTAAGCTTCATACACAATAACCAAtcatttttagtacttttatttttaaagatcacACTTCCATCTCAGCAAcagtgttttatatgttttagtaCACACAATCACTCTTTCTTTCCCTATCTTTCCTCCTTAGCTATCACTAAAAATCTTTAGCAGCATTTCTTGGTTTTCTCCCCTGATTTAGATTAAGGACCTTTTCCTGAAGAAGTGCCCGGGGGTGAATTCTTTATTTATTGATGGATCCTTTCAACTTCTCTAGTAAGACACTCGGTTCCATTCTTTGTGTCTTCCTTTACTCTCAAATGTCTTTCCCTAAGGCGATTTCCTACCTCTTTTTAATTGAGCTGTCTAATTAATTTCCAGAATCCTTTCTTGGCATGTTTTAATAGTTAATCTCCTTGCATAAAAACAGTGTGATCTAAGCAAAGATGACTGCAGTTCACTGATatgtttatgttaattataattaatatatggcATTGGTAAAACAGTAaggcattttgcatttgaaaAGCAAATCTTACATATTGAAACTCAGTAACAAAGCCAGATAGAAACTAAAAGATGTTTTATAACCTTTACAGTAACAAAATCAGAAAATAGCCATAGGCCACAGTGTGTTTAATCAATTTTGAGCTCATAATAAGCCACcagtaaacataaaacaaatgataacCTTAATAGTTGAAGTATGTTGATGACGAGTACATTACCTGTTGACCAATCCCTTGTGTTTCCATAGCTTCATCTACTCCGTGTTGGTGCTGGTGAGTGCAGCGCTGTATCTGTCAGGGATTGAGGCCTATGTGTCTGTGATGGTGTTTGCTCTAGCACTAGGTTGGATGAACACCCTCTATTTTACCAGAGGCCTTAAACTCACTGGAACTTACAGCATCATGATTCAGAAGGTATGAAAAGAGCAGGTGAAGGAACATGTACACTAAATTTAATTGAACGATTCTAAATGGTGAAATCACTTTGATAGTGATATTTGCTTTCTTTACTTTTTCttctcatttaaaacattaagattttaatgtttttgaaagaagaaaaaaaacattaccaagGCTAAAATTATTTGATTAGAATTATCTGTAAAATTCCAgtgatattttttattcttataaaaatgtttaatatattttaaaatgtaatttattcctgttatgacaaagctgaattttcagaatcattactccagtcttcaatgtcacataatccttcagaaataattataatatgctgataaGGTGCtcagtttctttttattatcaatactgtgaacagttgtcctgcttaatattttaatgaaaacagtcatacgtttttttcaggattttttgattaatagaaagttcaaaacagatatatatatacatgcatgtacacagacacacacacacacacacacacacacacacacactgtacataatgtgtgtgtgtttatatataaatgcattttaatgtttagtaAGGTCCACTGGACATGGGACCATGTgtagttttctttttctgaaaatatagTGAAAGGTAGAGATGGtattatatactgatatatagtAAATGTCATATTATCCCTTATTATTTTCCAGTAATGGCCGCATCCTAATAGTGTACACTGCTTCTAGAAACTACATAAAACTCTCATAATAACTATCATCCTTGCCGGTCTGCTTTCTTCTCATATTATCAGTGTAATTAAGAGACCATTACGTTTACCCATTGTGTCTTCATTTTGGGTATTTTGTTCAGATTCTAATCAAAGATTTGTTCCGGTTCCTGCTGGTCTATGTGCTATTCATGATCGGCTATGCATCAGGTATTcttgtaataatagttcatttattggtattttgtggaaacatttgtcAGAATTAGTGAAACTTTCATTATGTATTCTGCACCAGCATTAGTGTCACTGCTGACTATCTGCCCTGATAAGAAGACATGTAATGATAGCTGCCCCAAATACCCAGAATGCCGAGATACAAACACCTTCAGCGAATTTCTCCTGGACCTGTTTAAGCTGACCATAGGCATTGGAGAGCTGGACGACATGCTAAAGGGCGCACAGTATCCCGTCATCTTCCTCATTCTCTTGGTCACCTACATTATTCTCACCTTCGTCCTGTTACTCAACATGTTAATTGCTTTGATGGGAGAGACGGTGGGACAGGTGTCCAAAGAGAGCAAGCAGATCTGGAAACTGCAGGTGAGGTGTACACAAAAGGTCAAAAGTGGTTGTATAGATAGTATTAAAATTTAGTTCATTTGACCAAAAATGGACATTTTCTCATCATTTCCTCTTCTTCATATCATTTCAGCCCCATATATTTTAATGcgtctgtgaaacacaagaaATGTAAGCCAGAATATCCAAGTTTTTATTTCCCCACAGTATCATAAAAGCTCCATACAAACCTCCTTTTGTGTTTtcttgaaagaaaagaaaatactgggttggaatgacatgaaagagAGAAACTGAATGATGgcagtttttgggtgaactattccttttaagtttttgtttcagTGGTTTATTTTGGTGCCCATCTGACAGGAagtcaaatcattttttttgttaacttctGTCCAAGGCTTTCAACTCTGTATTTGGTGGTTATAAATGCATTTCATCTCCAAcatgtcattttccttttgtttgcATCAGTGGGCAACAACTATCCTAGACATTGAGCGGTCCTTCCCTGTGTGTCTGCGGAAGTCTTTCCGTGTTGGAGAGATGGTTACTGTGGGCAAGGGCTTGGATGGAAAGCCAGACAAACGCTGGTGCTTCAGGTACAGCTACAAGATATCCACCACTCATTTATTAAATTACAGCATAAGCCTTCAAGTAAATTACAGGAGTTCTGGGCCTTCATTCTTCATGCTACAGGGTG encodes:
- the LOC109082954 gene encoding transient receptor potential cation channel subfamily V member 4-like; translated protein: MTEQGFSASTLLKRYRLAMTESNSISSPSGTAAEDLSEGKDLTADGDPNFPMSSLAELLDNDDGSQPTQDSPQDSARPGQQNYNKQNSRIRFPGAFKKGVPNPMDRLESTMSEYPVAPGPKKAPMDSLFDYGTCRELNNQKKRRKKLPRGKAEIEMSCDEGSPEPPVLKVFNRWLLFEAVSRADRRALDGLLQYLQSHEKRLIDEEFKEPSTGKTCLPKALLNLHNGHNDTIPVLLDIAEQTGNLREFINTPFRDVYYRGQTALHIAIERRCKQYVELLVEKGADVHAQARGRFFQPREEGGYFYFGELPLSLAACTNQPDMVHYLTENSHKAADLRRQDSRGNTVLHALVHIADNTRDNTRFVTKMYDLLLIKCAKPYPDCNLENVLNNDGMSPLMMAAKLGKIGVFQHIIRREIKDEEARHLSRKFKDWAYGPVYSNLYDLSSLDTCGEEVSVLEILVYNSKIENRHEMLAVEPINELLRAKWQKFAAVTFYISVFSYLVTMIIFTLVAYYRPSVGTPPYAYNTTEAKVRLAGEIITVASGVFFFVTNIKDLFLKKCPGVNSLFIDGSFQLLYFIYSVLVLVSAALYLSGIEAYVSVMVFALALGWMNTLYFTRGLKLTGTYSIMIQKILIKDLFRFLLVYVLFMIGYASALVSLLTICPDKKTCNDSCPKYPECRDTNTFSEFLLDLFKLTIGIGELDDMLKGAQYPVIFLILLVTYIILTFVLLLNMLIALMGETVGQVSKESKQIWKLQWATTILDIERSFPVCLRKSFRVGEMVTVGKGLDGKPDKRWCFRVDEVKWSHWNQNLGIINEDPGQKDHYEQTQGGRGLRRDRWSTVVPRVVELNRGSRDHILEMEPLTGRHRHKSES